One genomic window of Cyanobacteria bacterium FACHB-DQ100 includes the following:
- the ctaD gene encoding cytochrome c oxidase subunit I, protein MTNVPVEAIEVARQQPYPGAPDNWKRFFTFSTDHKVIGIQYIVTAYVFFLIGGLLSMIMRGELITPEADLVDRTVYNALFTMHGSIMLFMWTFPVLVGLSNYLVPLMIGARDMAFPRLNAVSFWMIPVVGILMIVSFFVPGGPSQSGWWAYPPVSLQNPTANLINGQVLWILAVAISGVSSILGGVNFVTTIVRMRAPGMTWYRTPAFVWSVLAAQLIQLYGLPALTAGAVMLLFDLTLGTSFFAPERGGNPLLYQHFFWFYSHPAVYVMVLPVFGIFSEVLPVYARKPLFGYRVIATSSLMITFISGLVWVHHMYASGTPGWMRILFMFTTLLVSVPTGIKVFGWVATIWGGKLRLTTSMLFALAGITNFVFAGITGVMLGSVPIDIHVNNTYFVVAHFHYVIYGTIVFGIYAGLYHWFPKMTGRMYYEGLGKLHFALTFIGTTLCFFPMHFAGLMGMPRRVASYDPEFALWNVMASIGGFLLGISVLPFILNVVSSWIQGEKAPNNPWRAIGLEWLTTSPPPVENFEKIPVVISPPYQYGKSQPLIENQSEIVPADGVTT, encoded by the coding sequence ATGACGAATGTTCCTGTAGAAGCGATCGAGGTCGCCCGCCAGCAACCGTATCCTGGTGCGCCCGATAACTGGAAGCGATTTTTCACCTTCAGCACCGATCATAAGGTGATTGGGATTCAGTACATTGTGACAGCGTATGTCTTCTTTTTGATCGGCGGATTGCTGTCGATGATCATGCGCGGTGAATTGATTACACCCGAAGCAGATTTGGTCGATCGAACAGTCTATAACGCATTGTTCACGATGCATGGTTCGATCATGCTATTTATGTGGACGTTTCCCGTGTTGGTGGGATTGAGTAACTATCTGGTGCCATTGATGATCGGGGCGCGAGATATGGCATTCCCAAGGCTGAATGCGGTTTCGTTCTGGATGATCCCTGTGGTTGGGATTTTGATGATCGTCAGCTTTTTTGTTCCGGGTGGCCCCTCTCAATCCGGCTGGTGGGCTTATCCGCCTGTGAGCTTGCAGAATCCGACTGCAAATCTGATTAATGGGCAGGTGTTATGGATTCTTGCGGTCGCGATTTCGGGTGTGTCCTCGATCCTGGGCGGCGTGAACTTTGTCACGACGATCGTGAGAATGCGTGCGCCCGGAATGACTTGGTATAGAACGCCTGCGTTTGTCTGGTCAGTGTTAGCTGCACAGCTCATTCAGCTTTATGGACTGCCTGCCCTGACTGCCGGAGCCGTGATGCTCTTGTTCGATTTAACTTTGGGAACGAGCTTCTTTGCGCCAGAGCGGGGCGGAAATCCATTGCTGTACCAGCACTTTTTCTGGTTCTATTCCCATCCTGCCGTGTATGTCATGGTGCTTCCCGTGTTTGGGATATTCTCCGAGGTGCTTCCGGTTTATGCGAGAAAACCTTTGTTTGGGTATCGAGTGATTGCCACTTCATCACTCATGATCACCTTCATTAGCGGCTTAGTGTGGGTGCATCATATGTATGCCAGCGGGACTCCCGGATGGATGCGAATTCTGTTTATGTTTACCACGCTGCTTGTTTCTGTTCCAACTGGAATTAAGGTTTTTGGTTGGGTGGCAACGATTTGGGGTGGAAAGCTGCGGCTGACGACTTCGATGCTGTTTGCTCTCGCTGGAATCACAAATTTTGTGTTTGCTGGCATTACTGGAGTGATGTTGGGATCAGTGCCGATCGATATCCACGTCAACAATACCTACTTTGTCGTCGCGCACTTTCATTACGTGATTTACGGCACGATCGTCTTTGGTATCTATGCAGGTTTGTATCATTGGTTCCCGAAAATGACCGGGAGAATGTATTACGAAGGACTTGGAAAGCTACACTTTGCGCTGACTTTCATTGGTACAACCTTATGTTTCTTCCCGATGCACTTTGCGGGACTGATGGGAATGCCGCGCCGAGTTGCTTCTTATGATCCTGAGTTTGCGCTGTGGAATGTGATGGCAAGTATCGGTGGATTTTTGCTCGGAATCTCGGTGTTGCCCTTCATTCTGAACGTGGTGAGTTCTTGGATTCAGGGGGAAAAAGCACCGAACAATCCGTGGCGTGCGATCGGTCTCGAATGGCTCACTACTTCCCCGCCTCCGGTCGAGAACTTTGAAAAAATTCCTGTGGTGATTTCACCGCCTTATCAGTACGGCAAAAGTCAACCGCTTATCGAGAATCAGTCCGAGATTGTCCCCGCTGATGGAGTAACGACATGA
- a CDS encoding heme-copper oxidase subunit III, whose amino-acid sequence MTAESSFSATRNADGTAKSIEAEIRSEQAHEEAENSKFGFIVFLLSESVIFLSFFVGYSVFKTSNSDWYPPGVTHLETREPLINTIVLVSSSFVIYVAERYLHDKKLWGFRLFLLATMAMGGYFLYGQAVEWSQLSFGLTSGVFGGLFYLLTGFHGLHVLSGILLQTVMIGRSFIPGNYDSGYFGVEATSLFWHFVDVIWIILYVLIYVWQ is encoded by the coding sequence ATGACCGCAGAAAGTTCGTTTAGCGCAACGCGCAACGCCGACGGCACCGCAAAATCTATAGAAGCCGAGATTCGCTCCGAGCAGGCACATGAGGAAGCAGAAAATAGTAAGTTCGGCTTTATTGTGTTCCTGCTGTCTGAGAGTGTGATTTTTCTCAGCTTCTTTGTTGGCTACAGTGTTTTCAAAACCAGTAATTCTGATTGGTATCCGCCTGGAGTCACTCATCTAGAGACAAGAGAGCCGTTGATCAACACGATCGTTCTTGTTTCCAGTAGCTTTGTGATCTATGTCGCTGAACGATATCTGCATGATAAAAAGCTCTGGGGCTTTCGACTATTTCTGCTAGCAACAATGGCAATGGGGGGTTACTTCCTTTATGGTCAAGCCGTTGAATGGAGTCAACTGAGCTTTGGACTGACCTCTGGCGTATTCGGTGGATTGTTTTATCTATTAACCGGATTTCATGGCTTGCACGTTCTCAGTGGAATTTTGCTGCAAACGGTGATGATTGGTCGATCGTTTATTCCCGGTAACTACGACAGTGGTTACTTTGGCGTAGAAGCGACCTCTTTGTTCTGGCACTTTGTCGATGTCATCTGGATTATTCTGTATGTTCTGATTTACGTCTGGCAGTAG
- a CDS encoding DUF2231 domain-containing protein translates to MGLWAPFCSRRRSHKRRTTVTTKTELLDQMAGQLGANHLPYVIPIHPNLVHLTLGLFIVAISFDIVGVLFPVDKALFKYLAIPVTRSGLFDVGWFNMVGAAVITFFTVASGFYEMLLADPIPDVKSVWGLQALETMVWHGVGGVLLLTLIVGMTVWRGFQRFAWRKDMARQVQWSYIAVGLLIFLIMFVQGTLGAHLGGEFGIHTTADQLIKAGENPDLKL, encoded by the coding sequence ATGGGTTTATGGGCTCCATTCTGTTCCCGTCGTAGAAGCCACAAGAGGAGGACAACTGTGACGACCAAAACAGAACTCCTAGATCAAATGGCGGGTCAGCTAGGAGCGAATCATTTACCGTATGTGATCCCAATCCATCCCAATCTGGTGCATTTAACCTTGGGACTGTTCATTGTGGCGATTTCGTTTGATATTGTCGGGGTGCTATTTCCGGTGGATAAAGCCCTATTTAAGTATCTGGCGATTCCGGTCACGCGATCGGGCTTGTTTGATGTGGGTTGGTTCAATATGGTAGGAGCGGCTGTGATTACCTTCTTCACCGTTGCTTCTGGCTTTTATGAAATGCTGCTCGCTGATCCGATCCCCGATGTTAAAAGCGTTTGGGGGCTACAGGCACTCGAAACAATGGTCTGGCATGGCGTGGGTGGCGTATTGCTGCTGACTCTGATCGTGGGCATGACCGTGTGGCGAGGATTTCAGCGCTTCGCTTGGCGAAAAGACATGGCGCGCCAAGTGCAGTGGAGCTACATTGCGGTGGGTCTTCTGATCTTTCTGATTATGTTTGTTCAAGGAACATTGGGAGCGCACTTAGGCGGCGAATTTGGCATTCACACCACAGCGGATCAATTGATTAAAGCAGGCGAAAACCCCGATCTTAAACTGTAG
- a CDS encoding cytochrome c oxidase subunit II gives MKLRPILVISAFVAFLTTASFWMAKQAYSWFPPQASAEAKLYDGLFSILTGIGTFILLGISLVVLYSVLFQRAEKYDFSDGPHIEGNTTIEIVWTAAPLLLVLWIATYSYQIYDAMAIRGPMELVHLHNPMEMQAAYAMNLNEVKPALPTENIDVTAKQWAWVFRYPDQNLTSTELHLPVDHRIHLTLHSDDVLHGFYVPAFRLKQDVIPSKTIDFEFTPIRVGKYRLRDSLYSGTYFASNQADVMVESQEDYDRWLATAASQSPTPAFNPAAAEHARSAEKNVVRGWKTVEPAPPPVVNFAPKQEPTSPAA, from the coding sequence ATGAAACTCCGCCCGATTTTAGTAATTAGTGCCTTTGTCGCTTTTCTAACGACTGCCAGTTTCTGGATGGCAAAGCAGGCGTACTCCTGGTTTCCGCCGCAGGCTTCGGCTGAGGCAAAACTGTATGATGGACTATTCAGCATTCTGACGGGGATCGGAACGTTTATTCTGCTCGGCATTTCGTTAGTTGTGTTGTATTCGGTGTTGTTTCAACGTGCCGAAAAGTATGACTTTAGCGATGGCCCGCACATTGAAGGCAATACGACGATCGAAATCGTCTGGACAGCAGCTCCCTTACTGTTAGTGCTGTGGATTGCAACCTATAGCTATCAAATCTATGATGCAATGGCAATTCGCGGCCCGATGGAACTGGTGCATCTTCACAATCCCATGGAGATGCAAGCCGCTTATGCTATGAACTTGAATGAAGTGAAGCCAGCGCTCCCGACCGAGAACATTGATGTCACTGCGAAACAATGGGCTTGGGTGTTCCGCTATCCCGATCAGAACCTTACTAGCACAGAGCTACACTTGCCTGTCGATCATCGCATTCATCTCACCTTGCACTCAGATGATGTGCTACACGGATTCTATGTGCCTGCATTCCGGTTAAAGCAAGATGTGATTCCGAGTAAAACGATCGACTTTGAGTTCACGCCGATTCGAGTTGGTAAATATCGATTGCGCGATTCGCTCTACAGTGGCACTTACTTTGCCTCGAATCAAGCCGATGTTATGGTTGAATCCCAGGAAGACTACGATCGCTGGTTAGCCACGGCTGCGAGTCAATCTCCCACTCCCGCCTTTAATCCCGCTGCCGCAGAACACGCCCGCAGTGCTGAGAAAAATGTGGTTCGAGGTTGGAAAACGGTAGAACCTGCGCCGCCTCCGGTTGTGAACTTTGCACCCAAACAAGAACCGACTAGCCCTGCTGCTTAG